One region of Culex pipiens pallens isolate TS chromosome 2, TS_CPP_V2, whole genome shotgun sequence genomic DNA includes:
- the LOC120425153 gene encoding uncharacterized protein LOC120425153: protein MKQQTVFVLLALLLVSASCADALVYVYAKTCSTCRSLGARNCGYGSLGSKKYVSCDGATAIRNCDDCRRRFGTCQDRYITECFIG, encoded by the exons ATGAAGCAACAAACCGTTTTTGTTCTTTTGGCACTGCTGTTGGTGTCGGCGAGCTGTGCCGATGCGTTAGTGTATGTTTAT GCTAAAACCTGCTCCACCTGCCGGTCCCTGGGAGCAAGGAACTGCGGATATGGTTCCCTGGGCTCGAAAAAATACGTTTCCTGCGACGGTGCG ACGGCGATAAGAAACTGTGACGACTGCAGGAGACGGTTTGGGACGTGCCAGGATCGTTACATTACCGAGTGCTTCATTGGGTGA